One window from the genome of Candidatus Lernaella stagnicola encodes:
- the cas6e gene encoding type I-E CRISPR-associated protein Cas6/Cse3/CasE, whose translation MYLSRLQLNPKSRLARHDFASGYQMHRTLSRAFPDADQGGCGKVLFRAEMQAGAGEIIVLVQSEKKPDWRAVAGRHLQYLSQPPESKPFDPAFFSGQRLRFRLRANPTRKVNGKRLGHLTAEHQQSWFERKGEHCGFAVQGVMIRSNGLQKDEGKSGPNEMTFVDVTFDGVLEVTDPERFGRAVREGIGSGKGVGFGLLSVAPAGG comes from the coding sequence ATGTACCTCTCGCGATTGCAGCTTAACCCGAAGTCGCGCCTTGCGCGGCATGACTTCGCCTCGGGATACCAAATGCACCGCACGCTTTCCCGCGCCTTTCCCGACGCGGATCAGGGCGGCTGCGGCAAGGTTCTCTTTCGCGCCGAAATGCAAGCCGGTGCCGGGGAAATCATCGTCCTGGTCCAGTCGGAAAAGAAACCCGACTGGCGGGCCGTGGCCGGTCGGCATCTGCAATACTTGTCCCAACCGCCGGAAAGTAAGCCGTTTGATCCGGCCTTTTTCAGCGGTCAACGACTGCGCTTCCGCCTGCGCGCCAACCCCACCCGCAAAGTGAACGGCAAACGCCTCGGACACCTGACGGCCGAGCACCAACAGTCTTGGTTCGAACGCAAAGGCGAGCACTGCGGCTTCGCCGTGCAGGGCGTCATGATCCGTTCCAACGGCCTGCAAAAAGATGAGGGAAAGTCGGGTCCAAATGAGATGACCTTCGTCGACGTCACTTTCGACGGCGTATTGGAAGTGACCGATCCCGAACGTTTCGGCCGCGCCGTGCGGGAGGGCATCGGCTCGGGCAAAGGTGTCGGCTTCGGTTTGCTCAGCGTGGCCCCGGCCGGCGGCTGA
- the cas5e gene encoding type I-E CRISPR-associated protein Cas5/CasD, whose amino-acid sequence MSTLLLRLAGPMQSWGTRSRFSTRDTEREPSKSGVIGLLCAALGRPRHEAIDDLATLRMGVRVDHEGTVCADFHTAGGGRWKGKPYGVAKASGAVPTEANYAKMTVLSTRYYLADADFVVGLEGDEALLASLEGALKNPVWPLYLGRKSHVPAAPIRPLMVDQPLEQALRQAPFKPRKKKNSSHDLRLVLECDPGEGEVRLDQPLHFAERSFAQRHVRHIFMPAPQQEE is encoded by the coding sequence ATGAGTACGCTGCTGCTGCGACTGGCCGGCCCCATGCAGTCGTGGGGCACGCGCAGTCGCTTTTCCACCCGCGACACCGAGCGCGAACCGTCCAAAAGCGGTGTCATCGGCTTGTTGTGCGCGGCCCTGGGAAGACCGCGTCACGAAGCGATCGACGACCTGGCCACGCTGCGCATGGGCGTGCGCGTCGATCACGAAGGAACCGTATGCGCCGACTTTCACACCGCCGGCGGCGGGCGTTGGAAAGGAAAACCCTACGGAGTGGCCAAAGCAAGCGGTGCCGTGCCGACCGAAGCGAACTACGCAAAGATGACCGTCCTCTCCACGCGCTATTACCTGGCCGACGCCGACTTCGTTGTCGGTTTGGAAGGCGATGAGGCGTTGCTGGCAAGCCTCGAGGGCGCACTGAAAAATCCCGTGTGGCCTTTGTACCTGGGACGCAAATCGCACGTGCCCGCCGCACCGATCCGGCCGCTGATGGTCGATCAACCTCTTGAACAGGCGCTGCGACAAGCTCCCTTCAAGCCCCGCAAGAAGAAAAACTCGTCGCATGACTTACGCCTCGTACTCGAATGCGACCCCGGCGAAGGCGAAGTGCGCCTCGACCAGCCCCTGCACTTCGCCGAGCGATCCTTCGCCCAACGACACGTGCGGCATATCTTCATGCCCGCGCCACAGCAGGAGGAGTGA